Proteins from a genomic interval of Dethiosulfovibrio salsuginis:
- a CDS encoding PD-(D/E)XK nuclease family protein, producing MPIEILSYRSLRSLDKGLLKMYSDKTDSIFVVPASEDREWLKDILLAQGSFGSEAFRIYRWDELYRELCTSEEGKAPLIQIDPPDHWLALNGLTSELISRWRDRLPPGVAQSGFISSLGAMVRELIREEVPVEALLEGLFPDCKERPEDPSWILTSLYGEYVDLLRDKGLMDSAAISTEIGRLVAEGGKFMANLKNRPLVLVGFYSFNHSQLGMVRAMVKSGLDLKVFSPVAGLSHEYGSIAQLEGASVKELKSVSPKMFSILGGNGRHELETVARELVLWEKGLGAIPGDFPNWDRIAMATQPRSVSLAVEVLERYGIPFNLAKGRTVADTVLWDTVRKAWDCHRDRWQPGPTAELLCLPWMVPEGDERALARASARGIKEWKRLVSGNERLTSALQSVARFCKVLSSGGDCKTLLQALKDLACSMDWGKSLSAQVEDVPDLDRSVLDLGSAVRELERKLSKIEELQTDLGEAAQKPLKGGDAMAFLSVWAESSTVWPGPTRRGSMTLYPGSPPVMAHYDTWIMTEATGKNWPGTLVESPLLRESQREDLHSMDLRGFRLDRTHLPLLSEKRAQKEVLFRRLMACGDRLVILSRPSVDGSGRPLMETSFIKNALDDRWVTDLGSLDRSDGRVLPQWTEKALSPSEVHQPLAGSYSFRPDREFPKDSCPLPNKTIPLSSVDRFATCPFMFRCHSEGLFPPDLGGFNAALAGTAMHEIMNRSWKAYLQDESVPFTAIVDGLWEPVLEEVYRSMVVDRDLSRRKELFYSDLISGATLIQAMEQNGLRDRRIESMSEMDLPPLAMDNVTFTGKADRVDLLVDGRVILWDYKSGNSAFYSRSLQLAAYGVLLAEREPEPLEIGGYGFIGFRSSSVTGQADDDLRSLMSLPASSRSSLKDKLDLARSLLADLDRAVGEDDFSPNYESPGCSRCGYVSLCRRGELRRKDDDDDDSDR from the coding sequence TATACCGCTGGGACGAATTATACAGAGAGCTCTGTACTTCCGAGGAGGGGAAAGCCCCCTTAATCCAGATAGACCCGCCGGACCACTGGCTAGCTCTTAACGGCCTTACCTCGGAGCTCATATCCCGCTGGAGGGACCGACTTCCTCCTGGGGTGGCCCAGAGCGGCTTTATATCGTCCTTAGGGGCTATGGTGAGGGAGCTAATCAGGGAGGAGGTTCCGGTGGAGGCTCTGCTCGAAGGCCTGTTTCCCGACTGTAAGGAGAGGCCGGAGGATCCCTCCTGGATTCTCACCTCCCTGTACGGAGAGTATGTCGACCTCCTTAGGGACAAAGGCCTCATGGACAGTGCGGCGATATCCACCGAGATAGGCCGTCTCGTCGCTGAGGGTGGCAAGTTTATGGCGAATCTGAAAAATAGGCCTCTGGTCCTGGTGGGATTTTACAGCTTCAACCATTCCCAGCTTGGAATGGTCCGAGCTATGGTCAAATCCGGTCTGGATTTAAAGGTGTTCTCCCCTGTGGCAGGTCTGTCCCATGAATACGGTTCTATTGCTCAGCTTGAGGGGGCCTCGGTTAAAGAGCTTAAGTCGGTCTCTCCTAAGATGTTCTCCATCCTAGGAGGCAACGGCAGGCACGAGCTGGAGACCGTGGCCAGAGAGCTTGTCCTCTGGGAGAAAGGTCTAGGGGCCATCCCCGGCGATTTTCCAAACTGGGACCGTATCGCCATGGCGACCCAGCCTCGGTCGGTCTCTCTGGCTGTAGAGGTTCTGGAGCGATACGGCATTCCCTTCAACCTGGCGAAAGGCCGGACCGTCGCTGACACGGTGCTTTGGGACACCGTCAGAAAGGCCTGGGACTGCCACAGAGACCGATGGCAGCCTGGACCTACCGCCGAGCTTCTCTGTCTTCCCTGGATGGTCCCTGAAGGGGACGAAAGGGCTCTGGCGAGAGCGTCCGCTCGAGGTATCAAGGAGTGGAAGAGACTGGTGTCGGGAAATGAGAGGCTGACCTCCGCCCTCCAATCGGTGGCCCGCTTCTGTAAGGTCCTGTCCTCCGGCGGGGACTGTAAAACCCTCCTCCAGGCCCTTAAGGACCTAGCCTGCTCGATGGACTGGGGAAAGTCTCTGTCCGCCCAGGTCGAGGACGTTCCCGATCTCGATCGGTCGGTTCTCGACCTAGGGTCCGCGGTGAGGGAGCTTGAGAGAAAACTCTCCAAAATAGAGGAGCTTCAGACCGACCTCGGCGAGGCGGCCCAAAAACCTTTAAAAGGCGGCGATGCCATGGCCTTTCTATCCGTCTGGGCGGAGAGCTCCACCGTATGGCCTGGGCCGACCAGACGAGGCTCTATGACCCTCTATCCCGGTTCCCCTCCTGTGATGGCCCACTACGATACGTGGATAATGACCGAGGCCACGGGAAAAAACTGGCCTGGAACCTTGGTGGAATCCCCACTACTCAGGGAATCTCAGAGGGAAGATCTTCACTCTATGGATCTTCGAGGCTTCAGGCTGGATCGGACCCACCTTCCCCTTCTGTCGGAGAAAAGGGCTCAGAAGGAGGTACTCTTTCGCCGGCTCATGGCCTGTGGCGATCGACTTGTGATCCTATCCAGACCGTCGGTGGACGGCTCAGGGAGGCCCCTTATGGAGACCTCATTCATAAAAAACGCCCTCGACGACCGGTGGGTGACCGACCTAGGCTCTCTGGACCGGTCCGACGGCAGAGTCCTTCCCCAGTGGACCGAAAAGGCACTGAGCCCCTCGGAGGTCCATCAGCCTCTGGCGGGAAGCTACTCCTTCCGTCCCGACCGGGAGTTTCCCAAAGATAGCTGTCCTCTGCCGAATAAGACGATACCTCTCAGCTCGGTGGACAGGTTCGCCACCTGCCCCTTTATGTTTCGCTGTCACTCCGAGGGCCTTTTCCCCCCGGACCTAGGGGGATTCAACGCCGCCCTTGCTGGTACCGCCATGCACGAGATAATGAACCGATCGTGGAAGGCCTATCTTCAGGACGAATCGGTTCCCTTTACCGCCATAGTCGACGGTCTGTGGGAGCCTGTGCTGGAGGAGGTCTATCGATCTATGGTGGTGGACAGGGATCTGAGCAGGAGAAAGGAGCTTTTCTACTCCGACCTCATCTCCGGCGCTACGCTCATCCAGGCTATGGAGCAAAACGGCCTAAGGGATAGAAGGATCGAGAGTATGTCGGAGATGGATCTGCCTCCTCTGGCCATGGATAACGTGACCTTCACAGGAAAGGCGGACCGAGTGGACCTTCTGGTCGACGGGAGGGTTATCCTATGGGACTATAAGTCGGGAAACTCGGCATTCTATTCCCGTTCCCTCCAGCTGGCAGCCTACGGCGTGCTACTTGCGGAGAGGGAGCCTGAGCCACTGGAGATAGGGGGCTACGGTTTTATAGGCTTTCGGTCCAGCTCTGTGACAGGCCAGGCGGACGATGACCTTCGGTCGCTGATGAGCCTACCGGCTAGCAGTCGATCCTCCCTGAAGGATAAGCTGGATCTGGCCCGATCCCTTCTGGCTGACCTGGACAGGGCGGTAGGGGAGGACGACTTCTCGCCGAACTACGAAAGCCCGGGCTGTTCCCGGTGTGGCTATGTATCC